The following are from one region of the Silene latifolia isolate original U9 population chromosome 9, ASM4854445v1, whole genome shotgun sequence genome:
- the LOC141598772 gene encoding eukaryotic translation initiation factor 5A-2, whose protein sequence is MSDEEHQFESKGDAGASKTYPQQAGTIRKNGYIVIKNRPCKVVEVSTSKTGKHGHAKCHFVAIDIFNGKKLEDIVPSSHNCDIPHVNRTDYQLIDISEDGFVSLLTDNGGTKDDLKLPEDDKLLEQLQAGFADGKDLIVSVQSAMGEEQICGVKDIGGGK, encoded by the exons ATGTCGGATGAAGAACACCAATTCGAATCCAAGGGAGATGCAGGTGCCTCCAAAACTTATCCTCAACAAGCTGGTACTATCCGTAAGAACGGTTACATCGTCATCAAAAATCGCCCTTGCAAG GTTGTTGAAGTCTCCACTTCCAAGACTGGCAAGCATGGTCACGCTAAGTGTCACTTTGTTGCTATCGATATTTTCAATGGCAAGAAGCTTGAAGATATCGTCCCTTCTTCCCACAATTGTGAT ATTCCACATGTTAATCGTACTGATTACCAGCTCATTGACATATCTGAGGATGGCTTT GTTAGTCTGCTGACTGATAATGGAGGCACTAAGGATGACTTGAAGCTGCCAGAAGATGACAAACTGCTCGAACAG TTACAGGCTGGCTTTGCGGATGGGAAAGACCTGATTGTGAGTGTTCAGTCAGCCATGGGAGAGGAGCAAATTTGTGGCGTCAAGGACATTGGAGGCGGCAAGTAG